GATTCATTTTGGCCCTGAGAATCACGCTGCAGCTCTCAGCCAGCAGCGGGAAGCAGAACAAATGCAGAAGCTGGTGAATTCACAGAAAGGAAACGGACcacaaggaagggaaagaaggaattcttctcatttttttattataaacaaTTAGTAATAAGCACTCAGGTCTTAGCACTTAAACTAGTAATCTGTAGTTAGATTGCTGAAAGTCAAATTGTTGGCTGATAAGTGAAATTTTagcacttaaaatatttatttttatttcttgagagagagagggggaaccaCTCATACCACTGTAGCACTTTGTCCACTagccacctctcaggccacaaaaacaaacaaacaaaaattaacatATTTCAAAGATAGCATTCAAGGTCTGCAAGATAgatgtgcctgccttgccatgtgcatgacccaggttcaactcagGCCCCCACTACTCTAGggaaagcttcaatgctgtggttccTGTTTCCTTCTTTCAGTCTTTTTCTGCCTGAAACAAAGATGCTATTCAACTGTTCAACAAAAAGCAGGGAACCAACATAAATCTCCCCCAGGAAAAGGAGTCCTGGCTCCCCCAGACCTACCTAACATAGGATGTTAAGACTTGTTTCAACTTTGCTGCTCTAACAGGCAAATAAAGGGGCTGTTCTGCAGTTGACTGTGTGTTTGAATTGCTGCTGCAGTCAGCATTTGTTTGTGTTCATTCACCATTTGGATCTGTTCAATCTTTTAGCCAGTTTGCTACTAAATTGttcattaagattttttttttttttgctaatactCTTCCTTATATGGCAAAACGGCATTTTTCCCTATTTATTACCTTCCTTTGTGGTGTTTTTTTTACAAACTCAACAATTTGCTATTTAATCATAGTCAAATTAATTTTTTCACTTCTAGCTGCTGGGTTTATGATATTTTCAGAAAAGCCTTTGCTAAGATTACAGCTACATTCACTTAAGTGAGGGTTTTCACTAGTATTTCAGTACTGCGTCCATCAAGAGAACAGTCtggcagaaagaaaacaaaagaggcaTGATAGGAGGAGTGGGGCTGGTGGGGACAGAGTTTTCAGCCTGGTTTTTCCAACTTCCTAATAAGCCCCTGAAGCCACCTACCCTAGGGACCTCAGCTCAAGGCAGACTGTGGTTCACTGTGTCCTGCAGGAAGTTCGATAGGGCAGAGAGCCACTTCTCAATGGCCATCCAGCACAACCCCCAGAAGGTCCAGTACTACCTATACCGGGCTAAGATCCGGCAGCTCCTGCAGAACTTTTTTGGCGCCCGCCAGGATGTTGCCACGGTCCTGCTCCTCGATCCCAAGAACCCAAAGGTGTGTTCCCACTGGGCCAATAGGCCGGGCAACAGAGTCAGCACCCATGGGTACTTTCAGATATTCCCTGTCCTGGAGAGAAATTTGGTTTCCTAGCAATATGAACTGTGAATGCTGGAACGTTCACTGTGTACCAAGCCCTGCTCTTTTCAAAAAATGTAAGATCTACTTTTATGAGAGAAACCAAAATACTACtcggttctggcatatggtggtgctaggaatcaaacctggACCACAGACATGTAAGTTTTGGGCTCTAATGCACTGAACTGTCTTCCCCAGACCTAACCTGGCATCATTCTGCTTAACCTTCTTCCTCACCCATGAAACAGGTAACATTAACACAGCCCAGTTTCCGTTTGAAGAAAGTAAGACTCAGAGAAGTCAGTTCCCTTACCCCAGCTCACACTGCACAGAGGTCAGACCCTCATCTGTCTGGCTCCAGAGTCCATGGTTGGACTTGTCACCAGCATTCCCTCTCACAATAGCCCCTCTCTTGTCTCCTCTTGTTCTGAGAGAAAAGACTGgggcctttaaaaaataatttgcaaaCCCTTTCTCAGCCCTAAGAAGGCAGTTGGACTTCACCCCGTGACTTGGCCAACCACTGGCTCTGTTAACCCCCTTTCCTGGCAGCTGTTGCCGCTGCTGTCCGTCCTCTTCCCAGGCATGACGGTGGAGGCGGTGCGTAACAGCCAGGTGGGCCGCCTGGCCATGCTACAGCTGAAACGAAGGATAGAGAGCAACCTTCAGACCAACATCCCTTACAGCATCATGGGGTAAGCTCACCACAGGGCTGGTTTGGGGAATGACTGAGGCATGGGGATTCTCTGGCCCCCACAGCCTCCTTGggacactggtcagctctggaggtgggagggagagttgGAGAATCTTAACACTCTTGGGTTATGACCTGGCAGGCAGTTCAGGCAGCGGGAACTAGAGCGCCAGAAGGCCCGAGCCATGTGGCAGAGGGAGCTGCCTTTGTCTGAAGCCCTTAGAGAGTCCTCTTTCCAGACCATCCAGGAAAAGCCAGCACAACCACAGCAAGAGGTGAGTGGCCTGAGGCTCTTGAGATCCAGGGCAAACTGAATCATGAGACAGGATCCAAGGATGCTTGCTAGCTGGCTCAAGTGTGGCTTCTGGACTTGGTGCTGCCACCACTCAGCTGTATGTCTTGGACTGGCGGATATCTTGCTAAGAGATGGACTAGTGGGAGTTAAGGGATGCCCCTGAGGGAGGAAGCATGAAGACAAGGGCCCTTCACTGGCCCTTCCTAGACCTTGCCCACACACATATTCATAAATTCTGCTGTGTATATTAGCCAGAATTTTCTTAATACTTCAAAACTCCCTCCAATGCAATGGAGGTTGGACTTAAGCCTGGATCCCCtgaatgacaaagcaggcacacactacccaaatgagctaATTGCtggacctaatttttttttttttttttttttttgaccacagcacagatcagctctggtttatggtagtgcaggggatttaacctgggactttggaacctaagGCATAAGAGTcgctttacataaccattatgctatctacccctgccctttttagTATaatgtaaaaatagaaaaatacacaaatcatggggctgggtggtggtgtacctggttgggcgcacatgctacaatgtgcaagaacccaggtccaagcccctggtgccaatctggaaggggaaagctttgtcagtggtaaagcagggctgtgggtgtttctctatctttctccctatctccctttccctctcaatttctggctgtctctaaccaataaagataatttaaaaaattttagggagttgggcggtagtgaagtgggttaagcgcacatagcgcaaagcgcaaggaccggcgtaaggatcacggttcgagcctctggctccccacctgtaagggagttgcttcacaagcggtgaaacaggtctgcaggtgtctatctttctccccctctctgtcttcccctcctctctcccctttctccccctctctgtcttcccctttctctctgtcctatccaacaacaatgacaacaatagcaataataactacaacaataaaaaacaagggcaacaaaagggaaaataaataaataaaatttaaagaaagaaaaatacataaatcacAACTATCTGATGAACTTTCACAAACTGAATTACTTGCATGAAGACATTATCCAGATGAAGGAAGAatccatcccccctccccacgAGTCCCTGCCTGGTCCTTCTAGGTCTTTCCCTCAGGAACTCTGAGCTTGGGAGAGTAGCCACTGAGGAGTCCCAAGATTTGCTGTTCTTCCTGAGTTCAGCCCCCGGATTAGAGCCTCCCTCAGTCCATGACTGCCTGGCCTGTCTTCTGCCCTAGGAGAAACCCACACCTGACCCTAAGAAGGTGATGTCCCTGTCTGAAAGCTACCTCGGCAAGACCTCTTCACTCTCCCTGTTGGGCTGTAAGTCCCCAGTGCTCCTGCCAGGAGTGAGTGGGCCCATGTGGCAGGGTGGGCAGTAGGCAGGGGTGAGGGCCTCCTTAGCTGGGGTATGaatgtgggctctgctgtgggacTCTAAGGCAGGAGTGATGGCCCCACTATCCAGGACGAGACCTGCCCTGATTACCATCTGCTCCACCCTTGACCTACCTGCAGGCTCATCTTTGATTCTGCCTCTTGGCCTCTCCCTGAAGTCAGCGCACAAAGGGAAACACAAGCATGCCTTAAGGCTTCTAACTTAATTCTGATGGGTACCAGCTGGGAGGGGATCCCAAGTCCCAAGAGCAGGAGTGAGCTGTTCATGGTGGGGGTGAAAATAGAGctgccgggagtcaggtggtagtgcagcggattaagcgcacatggcacaaagcgcaaggactggcgtaaggatcccggttcgagtccccggctccccacctgcagaggagtcacttcacaggtggtgaaacaggtatgcaggtgtctatctttctctccccctctctttcttcccctcctctctccatttctctctgtcctatctaacaacggtgacattaataacaacaacaataataactacaacaacaataaaatgacaagggcaacaaaagggaaaataaataaataaaattaaaacttaaaaaaaaatagagctgcCACTCAGTGCAAGTCACTGAGTGCACGGAGCGAATGCGCAGGGCTCTCCTGTGCCAGGTGGTAGCTATTGGGGTGAAGGGCACCGTGCTTGCCCGGGGAGCTCCTGGTCCTGAAGGGAATTCACGCAGGTAAACAAGAAACCAGGACAGTTAGAtggagaagagaggcagagtcCAGAGGTCTATGGTTGCAATTAGTCAGGGAGGAATTCCATGACCTGAAAGAAAAGTCACACTTAGCCAAGAGTAGGAGGGTTGGAGCAGGGAGACAACTGCAGGAGGTTGTTGGTTGAGGCTAGAAGTCAAgaggcagggagctgggtggtagcgcagcgggttaagcgcatgtggcgcaaaacacaaggacccgcctaagaatcctggttcgagcccccggctccttacctgcaggggattcgcttcacaggcagtgaagcaggtccacaagtgtctatctttctctctccctctctgtcttcccttcctctctgtcctaacaacgacgacgtcaataaaaacaataactacaacaacaatgaaaaacaagggcaataaaagggaaaataaataaatttaaaaaatttaaaaaaaaaagaagtcaagaggCAGCCAGCAGGGCACAGGCCAGCACTGGGCCAATAGATGCTGGGGCATTTCCTCTTTAGCTTCCAGCCCTGATGGACCTGCAGGGCTCAGGTGGCTATAGAAGGGCTGGGCTGGAGTGGTCTGGCAGCCCTTCCCCTCTAGCCCTGCAAAGCCTCTAGAGGCAGAGTGAGGCCTGGAAGTATCTTTGACCTGGATATGTCTAGAGGAGGCAGGTGACAGGAACCCTGGGCTTATCTTTCCCAGACAGGACCACAGGCTCCTCAGACACAGAGACGTCCTCTACCTGCCAGGAATACAGAAGCCCCTCAACCACCACTGGGACACTCTCTGAGTCCTCACTGCTGGAGACACATTCCTCAGATCTTTGGTATAACTGGGAAAACTCCAGATCCAGAAAATCCACCCAGAACCAGAGCCAGAGTTCTAGCAAGATAGAGGCTGCCCTGGACAAGAGCCAGAGACTCAGCAGGACCGAAGCACCCCAGGGTCAGAAACAGAACTCCATCAGGACTGAGCTTGCCTGGGACCACAGAAAGAAATGCATCAGGACTGTGTTTACTCAGGATCAGAGAGAGAAGCCCAGAAGGACTCAGGTTGCCCTAAGGCATAGACTGAAACACACCAGGGCTGAGAGTGCCCGAGAGCAGAGGCCCAGCAAGACAGAGGTCTCCCAGGGCCTGAGCAAGAAGCCCAACCTGGAAACCGCTCAAAGCCCAAGGCAGAAACAGAAGACCAAGGCCACCCAGCACCCAAGGGGGAGGCATAAGTTCCGAAAGGCAAAGCTTTCCCAGGGTCTGAGCTGGGGACTGATTCGAAGTTCCAGTAAAACTAAGTCATTCTATACCCCAAATTGGAGCCCCAGCAATGCAGAGCTCAGCCAGGATGACGATCAGTGGCCCAGTCAGGCTGTACCTGCTCAAGACAGTACCCAGAGCACACTCCCAAGTCTCAGCAAGACTGAAGTTGACTGGAAGCCACACCCAAGTCTCCACAGATCCCTGGCCACCCATGACCAGAACTCCAGCCCCCAGAACACCAAGGCTGGCCAGGACTCCAGGTCCAACAGTAACACTGCTCTCTGATGGGGTCACGGAGCCCCTGCATTTACCACAGGGGAATCGAGATTTTTATCCCCCCTTGGCAAAGCAGTTTCTTTCCAGAGCATTTAGAAGCATCAGCCAAGAGCTCTCATCTGGAGACTAAGTTTATTGTTATTCTCttcttttacaaaataaaataaaaaaaaaaaactttaaaaaccaGGGCCAAGTGGCAGCTTGAGTAACTCCATTCACGGAGGCTGAGGATTTTCAACATGGCTTGATGATGATGGGACATGGGGTGTGGCATGGAGCAAGGGCATGGGTAACAGACTGAGGAGAGAGGGGGCAGCCATGAGCCAGTCCCTGAGTTACAAAGGTACAATTCACATTTTAAGAAGGCTCAGGCTAGAGAGCAAAGTCAAGACTCATTTAGGCTCTGGGGTGACCAGGTGGCTCTCTGGGGGAAGGAAGCAAAGGCCAAGGCGCCCTTACAACCAGTCAGGAGGCCAGGCTCTGCTGTGGCCTGCCGTTCCATGGCCTGGCCAGCTCCTCTTCACTTGGTCCCACTCTCCAGGAGGCTCGGGACAAAGGTCCCTCTGGCAGGAGCTCCAGGGTGGCCCGGTCAGGTGGAGGAGGGCAGGGGTGCCACTTGGAGTGTCCGTGTCAGAGATAGAATGCAATCCGGGAAGCCACCATCTTGCAGCCATTTGAGGAAAAGAGCTGTTCTTCCTCAGGGAAGAAGGTGGTGCTGTCCAGCACAGCCTGGACAACCTCATCCCTGGGCTCCAGGCCCAGCTGTGCCAGCTCATTGAACACACAGTGCCGTACATGGTGCCGCTGGAGTGGCAGGAAGGGCACCAGGGCATCCAGGAGATGCTCTTCCATGATGCCCGAGTTCCAGAAGccatctacagggaagaaaataaGGGAAAGAGTCTGTGTGTCCTGAGGAGCAGGACCCCCAGCCCCAAAGGGTAGTGCTGGTCTCAGTCTTCCCAGGCACCTTCCAGGCACAGGGCTCAGGGAGACCGTAGAATAGTCAGGAGCACCCAAGCCTGGGCTGAGCCTGCATTCAGCCCTGGAGAACCTGGCCCACCCCAGGGAGCCCAGCCCAAGGGGTATGGGGGTGAAGCCCCAGGCCTGTCAAAGGCACCACAGGATGGGGCTCCTGAGTCCAACTCACGGTGTGGGTTGTCAAGCACAGCCTGGAAAATGAGTGGCTCCAGCTGCTGTGGGAGGATCTCCTCCCGCTCCCTTCGGCTGCGCCAGGCCTCCACCGCCACCTGGTTGATCTGCTCACTGCCGGTGTTGCTGAAACCACAAGAGACCCCAGCCAACACTCAGACTGTGGGAGGCAGGCTCTGGCCCTCACCTCCCATGTGCCCCCTAACATGGCCCAAGCCTGAGGACTCAGCCTCGTTGGGCAGGAGCCAAACCCATGGAGAAGCTCCATGGGAACCACTTCCCCTCTTGGGAGCTTCTGTCCACAACCATGACCCCAGGATATTCACTGATGGGTGGGATGCATTATAAACTTCTGGGGGTTCCTTCACTGACTTTCCTTCTCCCAGCCTAGCCTCTTGGAGGATGGGTGTTCACAAAAGGAAGATGGGACCGAGAGAGGAGGTCAGAGAGATGGAGCCATTTGCGTATGTTAACAGGAGGGACTCAgatctatttctatttctcctgAGTCTATGACCTCCTGGtcacaaaagagggaaaaaaatcttgacTGGGCAAGGCTTCTACAAAGAAACAGTGAGAATTAAAGAAAAGGAGCCCAGAACAGTGGGGAAATCACTGCTGTGAGTGACAGTGTCATCCCTGAGGGTATGAGATGTGGGAAGGTCCCGTGGGCAAAGGGGGAGGGGTTCCTGCTCTAGGACCACAGCCCATGACCCGTTGTCCCCGCATTGTGTCTGCTGCAAAGCCGAACCCCACCTGATGAAGATGAA
The sequence above is drawn from the Erinaceus europaeus chromosome 10, mEriEur2.1, whole genome shotgun sequence genome and encodes:
- the TOR2A gene encoding prosalusin isoform X2, encoding MECYKKDLKNWVQGNLTACGRSLFLFDEMDELAPGLMEVLRPFLGSSWVVYGTNYRKAIFIFISNTGSEQINQVAVEAWRSRREREEILPQQLEPLIFQAVLDNPHHGFWNSGIMEEHLLDALVPFLPLQRHHVRHCVFNELAQLGLEPRDEVVQAVLDSTTFFPEEEQLFSSNGCKMVASRIAFYL
- the TTC16 gene encoding tetratricopeptide repeat protein 16 isoform X2 gives rise to the protein MADSEEDAVTLDEDHLGPIPKPWVISSPVDTLEKIFGSSKVFQIIELKPKVVTLTVPLKVGEYYTQGQQCLEQEDWETAVLFFSRALHLDSNLGQCLFEQCAFLDALNVFLQATEIQPDKPCFRYRCMACLLALKRHHDCLAFTIKEVRRDTTNPDVYILRARLYNFFQKPSLCYQDLHKALLLDPKHLQAKKLLKKMVEQSQKARWEAGILAVQGKLQHALQRINCAIDNNPLDPSFFLFRGTLYRRLQEFDTATEDFLKALDMVPESQEYIVQQTQRQLLLAYNDFAVHCYKQGAYQESVLLLNKVLKDEQHEKGLYINRGDCFFQLGNLAFAEADYKQALALSPQDEGANLRMGLLQEKLGLCEKRSRKFDRAESHFSMAIQHNPQKVQYYLYRAKIRQLLQNFFGARQDVATVLLLDPKNPKLLPLLSVLFPGMTVEAVRNSQVGRLAMLQLKRRIESNLQTNIPYSIMGQFRQRELERQKARAMWQRELPLSEALRESSFQTIQEKPAQPQQEEKPTPDPKKVMSLSESYLGKTSSLSLLGYRTTGSSDTETSSTCQEYRSPSTTTGTLSESSLLETHSSDLWYNWENSRSRKSTQNQSQSSSKIEAALDKSQRLSRTEAPQGQKQNSIRTELAWDHRKKCIRTVFTQDQREKPRRTQVALRHRLKHTRAESAREQRPSKTEVSQGLSKKPNLETAQSPRQKQKTKATQHPRGRHKFRKAKLSQGLSWGLIRSSSKTKSFYTPNWSPSNAELSQDDDQWPSQAVPAQDSTQSTLPSLSKTEVDWKPHPSLHRSLATHDQNSSPQNTKAGQDSRSNSNTAL
- the TTC16 gene encoding tetratricopeptide repeat protein 16 isoform X1, which produces MADSEEDAVTLDEDHLGPIPKPWVISSPVDTLEKIFGSSKVFQIIELKPKVVTLTVPLKVGEYYTQGQQCLEQEDWETAVLFFSRALHLDSNLVDFYALRAEAYLQLCDFSSAAQNLRRAFSFQPDKTSYLERLGLVLSLQGQCLFEQCAFLDALNVFLQATEIQPDKPCFRYRCMACLLALKRHHDCLAFTIKEVRRDTTNPDVYILRARLYNFFQKPSLCYQDLHKALLLDPKHLQAKKLLKKMVEQSQKARWEAGILAVQGKLQHALQRINCAIDNNPLDPSFFLFRGTLYRRLQEFDTATEDFLKALDMVPESQEYIVQQTQRQLLLAYNDFAVHCYKQGAYQESVLLLNKVLKDEQHEKGLYINRGDCFFQLGNLAFAEADYKQALALSPQDEGANLRMGLLQEKLGLCEKRSRKFDRAESHFSMAIQHNPQKVQYYLYRAKIRQLLQNFFGARQDVATVLLLDPKNPKLLPLLSVLFPGMTVEAVRNSQVGRLAMLQLKRRIESNLQTNIPYSIMGQFRQRELERQKARAMWQRELPLSEALRESSFQTIQEKPAQPQQEEKPTPDPKKVMSLSESYLGKTSSLSLLGYRTTGSSDTETSSTCQEYRSPSTTTGTLSESSLLETHSSDLWYNWENSRSRKSTQNQSQSSSKIEAALDKSQRLSRTEAPQGQKQNSIRTELAWDHRKKCIRTVFTQDQREKPRRTQVALRHRLKHTRAESAREQRPSKTEVSQGLSKKPNLETAQSPRQKQKTKATQHPRGRHKFRKAKLSQGLSWGLIRSSSKTKSFYTPNWSPSNAELSQDDDQWPSQAVPAQDSTQSTLPSLSKTEVDWKPHPSLHRSLATHDQNSSPQNTKAGQDSRSNSNTAL
- the TTC16 gene encoding tetratricopeptide repeat protein 16 isoform X3; translated protein: MAGREQLLESPHPQVDFYALRAEAYLQLCDFSSAAQNLRRAFSFQPDKTSYLERLGLVLSLQGQCLFEQCAFLDALNVFLQATEIQPDKPCFRYRCMACLLALKRHHDCLAFTIKEVRRDTTNPDVYILRARLYNFFQKPSLCYQDLHKALLLDPKHLQAKKLLKKMVEQSQKARWEAGILAVQGKLQHALQRINCAIDNNPLDPSFFLFRGTLYRRLQEFDTATEDFLKALDMVPESQEYIVQQTQRQLLLAYNDFAVHCYKQGAYQESVLLLNKVLKDEQHEKGLYINRGDCFFQLGNLAFAEADYKQALALSPQDEGANLRMGLLQEKLGLCEKRSRKFDRAESHFSMAIQHNPQKVQYYLYRAKIRQLLQNFFGARQDVATVLLLDPKNPKLLPLLSVLFPGMTVEAVRNSQVGRLAMLQLKRRIESNLQTNIPYSIMGQFRQRELERQKARAMWQRELPLSEALRESSFQTIQEKPAQPQQEEKPTPDPKKVMSLSESYLGKTSSLSLLGYRTTGSSDTETSSTCQEYRSPSTTTGTLSESSLLETHSSDLWYNWENSRSRKSTQNQSQSSSKIEAALDKSQRLSRTEAPQGQKQNSIRTELAWDHRKKCIRTVFTQDQREKPRRTQVALRHRLKHTRAESAREQRPSKTEVSQGLSKKPNLETAQSPRQKQKTKATQHPRGRHKFRKAKLSQGLSWGLIRSSSKTKSFYTPNWSPSNAELSQDDDQWPSQAVPAQDSTQSTLPSLSKTEVDWKPHPSLHRSLATHDQNSSPQNTKAGQDSRSNSNTAL